The DNA sequence CATACCCATAAGCGGCAAGGGACTGTGATTTTATCCACACTGTTATCCACAACATAGCGCCTCAGTAATCCACACACTTATCCACAGGCCCGCGGCGCTTTCGAGTCTGCGTCCACTGGAGCTAGTGTGGGGCCCGTGGCCGGCATGACCCATACTGAGGTCTTGTCGTGTGAGCCCATCGACGTGACACGCTATCCGTGGGGCCCTTGGCCCCGCATCCAGGGTACCTCCGTAACCAATTTGAGTAGTCTATACATCGTCGACCCGCACGTATGGTCAGCCCCAGCGGTTTCACGTGAAACATCCGCGAGCACATGCGGCGTCACTGGTTCCACGGCCCTAGTCGTGCGGTCGTGACCAACCCTCTGCGGCACTCCCAGGGGTTAGTCCCGGCGCAATGCTGGCGCGTGATATCCCCAACGTTATCCACAGGGATATCCACCGGGCATTTGCCCTTCTCGTTAGGGCAGGAGCAGATTCTGCTGCCCTGGCCCGGACGGCCAGAAATGGGAGTGCTGCCTGGAAGACTCCCGCCCGCTGGTGACTCCAGTCGAAGACAGGTCCCTCCCAGGCGACGGGCAGGAACTCATACGCAGACCGGGGGGACTGCACGTCTGCAGGGGCCGCCCGCCTACCCGCGCGCGTGGCTGGACTGCTGCAGGCTCACCACCGACAACCAGCTATACCGCATCCCTGGGACTGCAGGACGCCTCATGGGGAGGATCACCGCGTGACAGGAAATGGAACCGTCCGACTGGACCGGTAAAACGCGTAGCGGCTCTCCCCGGATGTCAGGTACGGAGCCTCAGCAGTACACAGCCGGTCACTCAGGGAGCTCGACATTCCCCTCGGTAGCGGGCTACGTTCCTGAGCGCAGTGCCGAAGTGCCAATGGCACCGGCGATGCGCACCAGTTGGTGGGATTATTGTCGCAGACTGCAGAACAACACCATGGAGAGGGCGGGAAAAAGGAGACCGCGCGCAAAGTGTGGGGCTTCCTACCTATCGGCGGTCAGCATACCGGGAAGTGCCACATTACCGGGACAGAGAAAGCTCCAAGGTGAGTCGATCCCTCAGCGCCTCAGCGCGGCTACGCAGCAACGCAGCAACGCAGCAACGCAGCAACGCAGCAACGCAGATAAACCGACGTCGCCGCGGCTAGGAGCCCAGACAGTCACCGGGCCACGGAGTGTAGAGGCATGACTATTGTCGCTCCCGGCCGATACTAGGTGCCTCTGGCCTGAGACTAACTGACTAGAGGCTCCATTACTCGGAGGACTGCAGGCGTGCTGACGCCCCTTGACGCCTGATGGGCTTTTGTAGACGGGGGAGTCCGCCTGCACTGCCCCCTCTCTGCCCTGGTTACTGCTAGCTAGTTGTCTCTCCTAGCGGAGCGCCTGCACCGCTTGTTTCACGTGAAACGCTTGCAAGCCCTAGAATCGGGGTCTAGGCGGTAATGATGCACAGGCATCACGACCCGGTTGGGATGCATCTGATTGTCTACTTCAGACGTGGACATCTGAGGTGGGTCCTCGTCGGTGCATGGCAGATAAGGTTTGCCGAGCCTCTTGAGGCCACCCCACGCCCGGCCGCCAGTATCGGGCGGCATCCGCCCACGGCTGACAGCAATGCGGTGCAAGGTTTCACGTGAAACGTCCACGCTCACCACGGGTCTCTGTATGTTTCACGTGAAACCGGCACAGCTCCGGCCAGCATAAGCTCTTCCCTCGAACGTCCGCGCCCCTTTGCCGAGCGAAAGTCCCCCAAAGCCGCGTCGTCTTCTCGAAGGATCGGCAAAGGCTGGGTACCAGCGGATACGTAGAGTAGACCAGCCGGAAACTACGAAAGCGCATTATGGGGCAGCGCACGCTGCCTCGCCGGGGGCGAGCGGCACGGCGAGACGGCTGGTAGTGGTAGAAGATACAGCATTCTGACGCCACTGAATGCGGGGACTCCTTCGATGTTGTGGCCGCATCAGCGCGGCTTATGGGCCGCCAGGGTGCTCATCCCGCTCATTCCCGTATGCAGTACGGATCAACAGGAGATGACAGGTGCAGCGCACCAGGAGATAGCGTATAAAGCCGGCTGTAGGCGCCAACTCACGGCATGAGCGACCCCAGACCATGTCCTGCCCGCGGAGTGGCGTGTACTTGGGCGATCACGACCCGTGCCTACAGCCGCTCAAGTCGGCGCCAAACGTCGCCGCTTCTCCTAGGCGACTGCAATGTCCGTTGTACAACACACTTTGCCCCCCACTACTGGGCAGCAAAAGGGCCCACAGTGTCGCTCTAGATACGGCAAACGCCTCGTATTTGGGGGTGCCAGCACCAGTACGGCTGGGTCAGACGACTTCGGTAGTTCTGGCCTACCAGGAGTTTCACGTTAAACGTAGACGCGGGGCGTTGACGCGGTGAAACGCAATCCCCGCTGGGATCCTGCACGCTTGGTGGAACCGCAGAAACGCGGTCGGAGCCTTCATGAACCGCTCCCTGGCTGCGCAGCTTGCGGCGAAACAGTCCTCGACCAGAATTTCTTCAGACTCTCATTCCAAACTCTTCCGACGGGGAGCGCGCGGGCTGCTCCACGCCTACCGGCCATCCGAACCCGGTGCGCTGACCGCCGTGCCTGACGCAGTCTCCCTCTCCGACGCGGACAAGGTACAACGAAACCACAAGACGCCGGTAAGGGTCGCAGGTATGAGCATCTCCACCTAACAGCCGGCCGTTGGGTGGGCTGGATAAGCTCCTAGGCCACCTAAGACAAAAAAGGCCCGATTCACAAAGAATCGGGCCTTTCTCAGGGATTAGTTACTGGAACCCGGCGCCAGGACGTCCATGATCCGGTTCAAGTCCTCAACGCTGGCAAACTCGATACTGACCTTGCCTTTCCTGACGCCCAGCGAGATCTTGACGTTGGTGTCAAGACGGTCGGAGAGCGAGGATGCAAGATAGTCCAGCCGCTCGTGCCTCGCACCGGGGCGCGGAATGTTGTTCTTGGGAGGCTTGGCAGGATCCTGGTAGAGGGTCACTGCTTCCTCTGTTGCCCTGACGGACATCCCTTCCGCCACGATCTTCTGGGCCAGCCGTTCCATGGCTGCTGCATCCGGAAGCGACAGAAGGGCTCTGGCATGGCCTGCGGAAAGCACACCGGCGGCCACGCGGCGCTGCACCAGAGGGGGCAGCTTGAGGAGGCGAAGCGTATTGGACACCTGGGGCCGGGAACGGCCGATACGGTCGGCCAGCTGCTCGTGGGTGGTGCCGAAGTCCTCCAGGAGCTGCTGGTAAGCCGCCGCCTCTTCAAGGGGGTTCAGCTGACTGCGGTGCAGGTTCTCGAGCAGGGCATCCCGCAAGAGGTCGTCATCCGTTGTGTCACGGATGATCGCGGGAATGGTTTCCAGCCCTGCTGCCTGCACAGCACGCCACCGGCGCTCACCCATGACGAGCTCATAGGGTTCGCTACCGTCTTCGGTTGAAGTACGGACAACAATTGGCTGCAGGACGCCGATTTCCCGCACGGAATGAACCAGCTCCGCCATATCGTCTTCATCAAAGACGCTTCGGGGCTGTTTCCGGTTGGGATGGATATCAGCAACGGGGATTTCCGCGAAACGGGCGCCGGGAACCTCCACGAGTTCGACACCGGAGTCCGCTGGACTCGTTACCCCGGCAGCAGCAGATGCTTCCATTGAAGGGCCAGGTTCAGCGGCTGCCTTCACCTCAGGGTTGGGCACGGGCGCCTTTTTGGCGGGAGCCCTTTTCGTTGGAGCGGTAGCCGCAGCTGAAGCTGCCTCCGTCTTTCCGTCTTCACTGACCTTGGCCCCAGTGGACTTGGCAGCCGCCGGCCTGGCTGAGGACCGGTTGCCCGAACCCGCGGAATCCTTTGCCTGGGTCTTGGCAGCAGCGGGCGCGGCAGGCGTCGCAGGTTGCTCCAACGGTTCAGTCTTCTTCCGGCCCTCGGGGAAGAAGAGATCCACGGGCCGGGACACCGCCCCACCGTTACCGGAGGACCCATTGGCTGCGGCGGAACTAGGAATCAGCGCGCCAAGACCGCGGCCTAGGCCCCGTCGCTTCTCGCTCATGGGTAAATCCCTCCAGTGGTAGACCCAGGACCAGCCTGGCTCCGTGCGTTGCGGTATTGAAGATTCTAGCGTTCGGCTATTTCAGCAGCGGCTTCCAAGTAGGACAGTGCACCACTTGAGGAAGGGTCGTACGTCATGACGGTCTGCTGGTAGCTGGGGGCCTCGGAGATCCGCACAGACCGCGGCACGACGGCCGAAAGCACCTGCTCGGGGAAGTGCTGGCGCACCTCGGCGGCTACCTGTGCAGCGAGGTTTGTGCGGCCGTCGTACATGGTCAGCAGGATGGTGGAAACAACAAGATCTGCATTGAGGTGCTTCTGGATCATCTCAATGTTCTTGAGGAGCTGGCTGAGGCCTTCCAACGCGTAATACTCGCACTGGATGGGGATCAGTACCTCGTTGGCCGCACAAAAAGCGTTGACGGTCAGCAGGCCCAGGCTCGGCGGGCAGTCGATGAAGACGTAGTCCAGGCGCTCTTCGCCGTTCTTCTCGCGCACCTTCGCGTAGACGTCGATGGCCCGCCGCAAACGCTGTTCGCGGGCCACGAGCGACACCAGTTCAATTTCCGCACCGGCAAGGTGGATGGTGGCCGGCGCACAGATGAGCTTTCCGATGTCCGGGCACGGGGCAACAACATCAGCCAGCGGGACGTCATTGATCAGTACGTCGTAGATGCTGTCCACGTCTGCGTGGTGTTCGATCCCCAAGGCAGTGGAAGCATTGCCCTGCGGATCGATATCGATGACCAGGACGTTGAGTCCGGCAGCAGCCAGCGCGGCGGCAATGTTCACGGTGGTGGTGGTTTTGCCCACACCGCCCTTTTGGTTGGACACCGTAAAGATCCGGGTCTTCTCAGGGCGCGGGAGCTTTCGTCCCATCAGGCGCTCACGGCGCTTCGTCTCGTGGGCAAGCTCGCGGGCGATGGGGCTCGAGTCGTCAATGGCGTCAATGACGTTGGAACGACCGCCGGGGGTTGTTTCACGTGAAACCGCGCTAGCGGACGTGGGCGAGGCAACCGTCTTAGGGTGATTACCACCCCGACCCGGAGCCATGGCGGTGCCCGCCAGTCCTGACCCAGCGACAGAACGTGCCGACCCCAAGGACACAAACGGCGGGATCCGTTGTGCGGAGGCTTCACTACTGGTCACTGGGGCACACTCACTCTCGTTCAGCCAATTTTGCTGCCGTTGTCTAGCCTAACTGCTCGCACCTGCTGACAGCCGTCAGCGGGCCCGCGTTAGGACTTCTTTTGGGACTTGTTCACCACGATGCGGACCACCGTGGTGGGCTCTTCCAGCAGGTTGTCACCCACCGTCAGCACCGAGGTCTCCACACCACCCAGCTTCCGGATGGTCTTTGCCGCCTTCTCGATCTCTTCGCCGGCGCTGCGGCCCTTGATGGCCACCACTTCACCGCGCCCTCCCAACAGGGGAATGGTAAGGCCGGCGAGGTTGGTCAATGCCGATACGGCGCGGGCGGTCACAACGTCGGCCTCCACGTGACCCACGGCCAGCTCGGCCCGGGTACGCATCACCGTGACATTGTCCAGGCCGAGGTCATCAACCACTTCCTGGAGCCAGATCACCCGGCGCTCCAGCGGTTCGATGAGGGTCAGCTCAAGGTCGGGACGCGCGATCGCAAGGCAAAGGCCAGGCAGTCCTGCGCCGCTTCCGACGTCGGCCACATGGCTCCCGTGGGCGATCTCGCTTTCAATGACCGCGCAATTAAGCACGTGGCGGCTCCACAGCCTGGGAACCTCGCGCGGGCCGATCAGGCCCCGTTCCGTCCCGGACGTAGCGAGGTGCTCAACGTACCGCTTGGCCAGCTCGAGGCGGTCGCCGAAGATCTTCTCAGCAGCGCGAAGCTCTGCTGCCGTGATGTCAACCATAACTATTGGGTCAGCATTCTCTAGTCTGCGGAAACAACAATGTGGCGTCCGGCGCCTTCGCCCTCGGACTCGCTGACCAGGCCGAGATCGGCAACGGCGTCGTGCACGATCTTGCGTTCGTAGGCGCTCATCGGCTCAAGGGCCACCGACTTGCCGGTTTCCTTCACGGAAGCCGCGGCCTCTTCGGCGATCTTCTGCAAATGCCCGGTACGTTCCTGCCGGTAGCCGTTGATGTCCAGGACAAGCCGCGAACGGTTCTCCGTTGCGGACAGCACTGCCAGGCGGGTGAGCTCCTGCAAAGCTTCCAGGACTTCACCGTCCTCGCCAACCAGGCCTTCCAGCCCCTCGGCCTCATCCTCGGCGACGATGGAGATGTAGGTCCGTCCGTTGCGGACCTCGATGTCGATGTCGCCGTCGATGTCGGCAATGTCCAGCAGCTCTTCCAGGTAATCGGCAGCCACGTCGCCCTCTTCTTCGAGGCGACTTGCGGTGGAGCCCTTGGGGGACGAACCATCCTGGCCCACGGACACGTCCTGATCTTCGATTTCTTCAGTAAAGGCGTGTTCGGTGCTCTCAGCTGACATTACTTCTTCTTCCTGTTCTTGCGCTGGGGCTGGACGCGCTGCGCCTTGATCTCAACTGCGGCCGCCGCTGCGGCGTCCGCTGCTTCATCCCGCTTCCCGCTGAGGACGGACAGGGCCGGCAGGCCCTTGGCGGCACGGCGTTCGGCGAGGGCCTTGGCTGCGGGGGATCCCGGCGTCGGCATGCGGCGGATGACGAAGAACTGCTGGCCCATGGTCCAAAGGTTGGTGGTGGTCCAGTAGATCAGCACACCGATGGGGAAGTTGATGCCACCCACGCCGAAGACGAGAGGCAGGATATACAGCATCATCTTCTGCTGGCGCATGAACGGGCTGGCCATGGCTTCTTCAGACATGTTCTTGGCCATGATCTGCTTCTGGGTGATGAACTGCGAGGCCGTCATGGCAATGATCATCACGATGGAGAGCACCACGACGGCGACCTGGCCGCTGCCGCCCCCGCCGTGCAGCAGGGAAGCGGACAGCGGAGCACCAAAAATGCTTGACGCATCGAACTCGACTACCTGCTCGTGGCTCATGGCCCCGATGCCGGCGCCCTGGTCCTTGGCGGCGGAAATACCGGAGAGCACCTGGAACAGGGCAAAGAAGAACGGCATCTGGATCAGCATGGGCAGGCACGCCGAGAACGGGTTGGTCCCGTGCTTCTTGTACATGGCCATCTGTTCCTGGGCCATCGCCTGGCGGGACAGCTGGTCAGTCTTGCCCTTGTACTTGTCCTGGAGCTTCTTCAGGTCCGGCTGCAGCAACTGCATGCCGCGCTGGGCCTTGATCTGCTTGACGAATACCGGGATCAGTGCGGCACGGATCACCAGCACCAGTCCGATGATGGACAGTGTCCACGTCCAGCCGTTCGCGGCGGGCATCCCGATGGCGCTCAGGCCATCGTGGAATCCAATCATGATGATGGAAACCAGCCACTTGAACGGGGCCATGATTGTTCCAAAGAAGTCCATACTTATCCCTATTCGTCAGGCCGCACTGCGGCCTTCTTCATCAGTCCGAGCAACCAGGTACCTGTCCGGATTGTTCAGCACAACAATTGTGGGGGTCTGGCCTGGAGGCCATTCCCGGCCGCCGGCGGGGACGTGGTCCACTCCACCGGCGTTCCATGGGTGGCAGTGGCCAAGCCGGCGCGCGGCAAGCCAGCTTCCCTTGACCGCGCCGTGGACGGTGACCGCTTCAAGGGCATAGGCCGAGCATGAAGGGAAGAACCGGCAGACCGGACCGTACAAGGGAGAAACCACCTTGCGGTAGGCCATCAGCAGAAGGATGAGGATGTTCCGGGGCAGGTTCCAGAGGAACTTCCCGACGGCGGCAAACACTGTGCAGAGACGGGCGACGACGGCGGTGGCGTTAGGCACGCGGTGTCCCCTCCTGTGTTGTACCGGCTGAACCCCTGGCAGCAGCCCGCGAAGGGCGGCCGGCCAGCCGGTTCAGCGTAGATTCCAGTGCAGCGTTGTAGTCCGACAGCAGCTGGTCCCAGCTGGCGGAAGCGGACGCAGGAAGCGCCCGCACCACGATAGCGAGTCCTGTGCCGTGCTCGCGCAACGAGGCAGCACCCGCTTCTCTCAGTCTCCTCTTAACGAGGTTCCTGACCACAGCGTTCCCTACACTCTTGGAAACAATGAACCCGATCCGGCTGGGTTCGTCGGCAGCAATGGCTGCCGCATATAACACTACGTTCCGGCGCCCATTGCGGACACCGGAACGTACAGTTGTTGAAAAATCAGTTGAGGTCCTCAGGCGGTTGCGGGTGGCCAGCACCTTAAACTCGCAAAGGGATGTCTACCGATAAGCCAGTTATTTAGGCCGACAGTTCGGTGCGGCCCTTGCCACGACGGGCTGCCAGGATGGCACGGCCGGCACGGGTACGCATACGAAGGCGGAAGCCGTGCTTCTTGGCTCGACGGCGGTTATTCGGCTGAAAAGTCCGCTTGCTCACGTTAGTTACTCCAGTGGATCAAAGGTGCGCCCACCCGATCAGTAATGGGGAAGAACTGGCCGACGCTAAGTTTTGTATATGCACGCTTCCCCCGGCTGCTCCAGGCGCGTTGCGCTTGGATGTTCAGATGGGGCCAAAAAGCGGACACAAAGGACTTCACAACGTTAGGGCAATCTGCAAGCCCGAGTCAAACCGGGGCGGCCCATCACGGCTGTCCCCAGCTGTTCCTAACTATCCCCAACAGCCTGTGGATGAAGTGGCTCACAGGGGTGCTTCCGGAACCACAACCGTGTAATTATCCACAGCCGGATAGCCAGCTATCTTCTAGGCTTTTCATCCCCTAGAGTGTCCCAGTAGCCGATTATCCACGGACTGTGCATAACCCTGTGGATTAAGCTGGGCCAGCACCCTGGTTCCGGACTTGGGGCTGCAGGCAATGCAGGCATAGCAAGTTTTGAGGGAACCGATTGATGACAGTAGACGAAGCCAACCACGCCAATACTGTCGGAAGTTCCTGGCGCCGGGTTGTCAGCCTGCTGGAACAGGACCACCGCGTAACACCGCGCCAGCGTGGCTTTGTCATCCTCGCCCAGGCGCAGGGCCTCATTGGTTCCACGCTCCTGGTCGCCGTACCCAACGAACTCACCCGCGAGGTGCTCCAGACCCAGGTCAAGGAAGCCCTCGACGATGCACTGCACAATGTCTTCTCCGAAGACATCCGCTGCGCCATCGATGTGGACACCGATCTGGTCCCCCTCCACGAGGAACCCGAACCCATCGTCGAGCCGGCTTTCGCACCGGACCAGGTCATCGAGCAGAAACCGCAGCCCATGCTGCCCAGCACCTCGCACGAATTCGGCCGGCTGAACCCCAAGTACGTCTTTGACACCTTCGTGATTGGTTCCTCGAACCGTTTCGCCCACGCTGCCGCCGTTGCTGTTGCCGAAGCACCTGCCAAGGCATACAACCCGCTCTTCATCTATGGTGACTCCGGTCTGGGCAAGACCCACCTCCTGCACGCCATCGGCCACTACGCCCGGCGCCTGTACAGCGGGATCCGCGTCCGATACGTAAATTCCGAAGAGTTCACCAACGACTTCATTAACTCCATCCGTGATGATGAGGGCACGAGCTTCAAGACGACCTACCGCAATGTGGACGTCCTGCTGATCGATGACATCCAGTTCCTGGCCGGCAAGGACCGGACGCTGGAGGAGTTCTTCCACACCTTCAATGCCCTGCACAACAACAACAAGCAGGTGGTCATCACCTCGGACCAGCCGCCCAAGCTGCTGGCCGGCTTCGAGGACCGCATGAAGTCGCGTTTTGAGTGGGGCCTGCTGACGGACATCCAGCCGCCGGAACTTGAGACCCGAATCGCCATCCTCCGCAAGAAGGCGCTCAGCGAGGGCCTGTCGGCGCCGGATGATGCCCTCGAGTACATCGCATCCAAGATCTCCAGCAACATCCGCGAGCTTGAAGGTGCACTGATCAGGGTGACGGCGTTCGCCAGCCTGAACCGCCAGCCGGTGGACGTGGCCCTTGCCGAGATGGTCCTGAAGGACCTGATTACCGACGACGGCGCCCAGGAGATCACGTCCGCCCAGATCCTCCAGCAGACAGCTGACTACTTCAAGCTCAGCATGGAGGAACTCTGCAGCAAATCCCGGACCCGGACGCTGGTGACCGCACGCCAGATCGCCATGTACCTCTGCCGGGAGCTGACGGACATGTCACTTCCCAAGATCGGCCAGGAACTCGGCGGCCGCGACCACACCACCGTCATCCATGCCGACCGGAAGATCCGCGAGCTGATGGCGGAGCGCCGTGTGATCTACAACCAGGTGACCGAGCTGACCAACCGGATCAAACAGCAACAGCGCGACTCCTGAATCCACACCGCGCCCGGCACTCTATACCTTATTAACAGGGGCATGTGGATAAGCCTGTGGATACTTAAGGGGACAAGCGCGGTTAATGGGCTTAAAACCCTTAAGCCGTCTGTGGATCGTTAAAAATGGCCCTTTGCGTTGTCCCCATCCACACCCTGTTTAAAACCCACTAACGCACAGCGGGTGAACAGGGCTTAAGCGCGGAACCACGCGGCAGGACCGGGTTATCCACAGTTTCCACAGCAGTTATTAACACTACTAATCCCAAAAAATTGAAATCCCTCACACAACAAGAACGATCCGCGCATCCGACACAGGGGGCCTGCCGGCCCCCGGCGGACTGGACCGGACCCTGGGGGATGGGTTAATCCCCGATCTTCCGGCTAAGCTGTCAGCAGCGCTCCCATCCCTGGGTTTTCGTGTGGTTTCCGTTTTCGCGGACCATGCACCAGCCGGGGTGCGCCCAACTTCTTCCGGAGTTTCCTGCGAAATTCCCGGGTTTCACATGGCAGCAGCAATGAAAGGCGGCACCCTTCCGTGAAGTTCAGAGTCGATCGGGACGTCCTGGCAGAAGCCGTCACCTGGACAGCCCGGTCGTTGTCTCCGCGGCCGCCCGTGCCCGTCCTCTCCGGCCTGCTTTTGAAGGCTGAAGCAGGAACCGTCAGCCTTTCGAGCTTCGACTACGAGACTTCGGCGCGGCTCGAAATCACCGCAGACATCAGGGATGAAGGCACCATCCTGGTATCCGGCCGGCTGCTCGCGGACATCTGCCGCAGCCTGCCCTCTGCTCCCGTGGACGTGGAAACCGACGGCAACAAGGTCACGCTCACTTGCCGTCGAAGCAGCTTCCATCTCGCGACCATGCCTGAAGCCGAATACCCGCCCCTGCCGTCCCTGCCGGCCATCAGCGGAACCGTCCCGGGAGATGCTTTTGCCCAGGCCGTCTCACAGGTCATCATCGCGGCAAGCAAGGACGACACTCTCCCCATCCTCACGGGTGTGCGAATGGAGATCGAGGACGATCTGATCACGCTGCTGGCCACCGACCGTTACCGGCTCGCCATGCGCGAAGTTCCGTGGAAGCCGGTCACGCCAGGCATCTCCACCAGCGCCCTGGTCAAGGCCAAAACCCTCAACGAGGTAGCCAAAACGCTTGGTAACAGCGGCGACATCAACCTCGCCCTGTCCGACGACGACAGCCGGCTCATCGGCTTCGAAAGCGGGGGGCGCACCACCACGTCACTGCTGGTGGACGGGGACTACCCCAAGATCCGCTCTCTGTTCCCCGAGTCCACCCCCATCCACGCCACCGTCCAGACCCAGGAGCTCGTTGAAGCTGTCCGCCGTGTATCCCTCGTGGCAGAGCGCAACACTCCGGTCAGGCTTGCCTTCACCGCGGGGCTGCTGAACCTCGATGCCGGCACCGGTGAGGACGCCCAGGCATCGGAAGAACTCGAAGCCCAGCTGTCCGGTGATGACATCACGGTCGCTTTCAACCCGCATTACCTGATCGAGGGACTCAGCGTCATCGAGACCAGGTTTGTCCGGTTCTCCTTCACCACAGCTCCCAAGCCCGCCATGATCACGGCCCAGGCGGACGCAGACGGCGAAGACCAGGATGACTACCGCTACCTGGTGATGCCGGTCCGGCTTCCCAACTAGTTCCCATCGGCTCCCAGCCTTCGCAAGCTCAGGCCGGGCACCTCGCCGATGGGGCCCTACCCACCGCCAACCCCGTTCCTCCCACTTAGCGCAGAAAAGAGTTCCACTCATGCACATTGGACTGATCGGCCTCGGCAAAATGGGGTTCAACATGCGTGAGCGCCTCCGCAAGGGAGGACTGGAAGTCACCGGTTACGACCGGAACCCGGACGTTACTGATGCTGCCAGCGTCGATGAGCTGATCGCCGCTGTACCGGCGCCCCGGATCATCTGGGTGATGGTGCCCTCGGGCCCCATCACGGACGCCGTCATCACTGAACTCAGCGAAAAGCTGGAAACCGGCGACCTTGTCATTGACGGCGGCAACTCCCGATTCACCGAGGACCAGAAGCACGGCGAACTCCTCGCCGCCAAGGGAATCCGCTTCGCGGACTGCGGCGTGTCCGGCGGAGTCTGGGGCCTGCAGAACGGCTACGGACTCATGGCCGGCGGCGACGCCGCGGACATCGAACGTGCCCTGCCTGTCTTCGATGCGCTGCGTCCCGAAGGTGAAAGGGCGGACAGCTTTGTCCACGTCGGCGGCATCGGGGCAGGCCACTACGCCAAGATGGTCCACAACGGAATCGAATACGGCCTCATGCAGGCCTACGCCGAAGGCTACGAACTGCTCGCCGCCAAGGACATCGTCACCGATCTCCCCGGCACGTTCAGGGCATGGCAAAAGGGAACGGTAGTCCGTTCATGGCTCCTTGACCTTATGGTGAAGGCCCTTGACGAAGATCCCGGTTTGGCCTCCATTGACGACTACGTGGAGGATTCCGGCGAAGGCCGGTGGACCGTGGAGGAAGCCATCGCCAACGCGGTCCCCGCCCCGGCCATCACCGCCGCGCTGTTCGCCCGGTTCGCATCCCGGGAAGACACCTCGCCCGCCATGAAGATGGTTTCCGCGCTGCGCCACCAATTCGGCGGCCACGCAACCCGCCCCGCCAAGTAGCACCCACCGGGGACCAGCAGAGTTCCCAGAATTGCCGAAAACCGCGTGTATCTGGAACACCTTTCCCTGACCGACTTCCGCAGTTACGCCCAGGTTGACCTCACCCTGGGACCGGGCGTCACCGTCCTGGTAGGTTACAACGGCATCGGCAAGACCAACCTGATGGAGGCCATCGGGTACCTGGCCACGCTCAGTTCCCACCGGGTCAGCTCGGACGCGCCCCTGCTCAGGTTCGGGACGGAACGTGCCCTGGTCCG is a window from the Arthrobacter sp. NicSoilC5 genome containing:
- a CDS encoding R3H domain-containing nucleic acid-binding protein, producing the protein MSAESTEHAFTEEIEDQDVSVGQDGSSPKGSTASRLEEEGDVAADYLEELLDIADIDGDIDIEVRNGRTYISIVAEDEAEGLEGLVGEDGEVLEALQELTRLAVLSATENRSRLVLDINGYRQERTGHLQKIAEEAAASVKETGKSVALEPMSAYERKIVHDAVADLGLVSESEGEGAGRHIVVSAD
- the rnpA gene encoding ribonuclease P protein component; translation: MLATRNRLRTSTDFSTTVRSGVRNGRRNVVLYAAAIAADEPSRIGFIVSKSVGNAVVRNLVKRRLREAGAASLREHGTGLAIVVRALPASASASWDQLLSDYNAALESTLNRLAGRPSRAAARGSAGTTQEGTPRA
- a CDS encoding ParA family protein, yielding MTSSEASAQRIPPFVSLGSARSVAGSGLAGTAMAPGRGGNHPKTVASPTSASAVSRETTPGGRSNVIDAIDDSSPIARELAHETKRRERLMGRKLPRPEKTRIFTVSNQKGGVGKTTTTVNIAAALAAAGLNVLVIDIDPQGNASTALGIEHHADVDSIYDVLINDVPLADVVAPCPDIGKLICAPATIHLAGAEIELVSLVAREQRLRRAIDVYAKVREKNGEERLDYVFIDCPPSLGLLTVNAFCAANEVLIPIQCEYYALEGLSQLLKNIEMIQKHLNADLVVSTILLTMYDGRTNLAAQVAAEVRQHFPEQVLSAVVPRSVRISEAPSYQQTVMTYDPSSSGALSYLEAAAEIAER
- the yidC gene encoding membrane protein insertase YidC; the protein is MDFFGTIMAPFKWLVSIIMIGFHDGLSAIGMPAANGWTWTLSIIGLVLVIRAALIPVFVKQIKAQRGMQLLQPDLKKLQDKYKGKTDQLSRQAMAQEQMAMYKKHGTNPFSACLPMLIQMPFFFALFQVLSGISAAKDQGAGIGAMSHEQVVEFDASSIFGAPLSASLLHGGGGSGQVAVVVLSIVMIIAMTASQFITQKQIMAKNMSEEAMASPFMRQQKMMLYILPLVFGVGGINFPIGVLIYWTTTNLWTMGQQFFVIRRMPTPGSPAAKALAERRAAKGLPALSVLSGKRDEAADAAAAAAVEIKAQRVQPQRKNRKKK
- a CDS encoding ParB/RepB/Spo0J family partition protein, yielding MSEKRRGLGRGLGALIPSSAAANGSSGNGGAVSRPVDLFFPEGRKKTEPLEQPATPAAPAAAKTQAKDSAGSGNRSSARPAAAKSTGAKVSEDGKTEAASAAATAPTKRAPAKKAPVPNPEVKAAAEPGPSMEASAAAGVTSPADSGVELVEVPGARFAEIPVADIHPNRKQPRSVFDEDDMAELVHSVREIGVLQPIVVRTSTEDGSEPYELVMGERRWRAVQAAGLETIPAIIRDTTDDDLLRDALLENLHRSQLNPLEEAAAYQQLLEDFGTTHEQLADRIGRSRPQVSNTLRLLKLPPLVQRRVAAGVLSAGHARALLSLPDAAAMERLAQKIVAEGMSVRATEEAVTLYQDPAKPPKNNIPRPGARHERLDYLASSLSDRLDTNVKISLGVRKGKVSIEFASVEDLNRIMDVLAPGSSN
- the yidD gene encoding membrane protein insertion efficiency factor YidD translates to MPNATAVVARLCTVFAAVGKFLWNLPRNILILLLMAYRKVVSPLYGPVCRFFPSCSAYALEAVTVHGAVKGSWLAARRLGHCHPWNAGGVDHVPAGGREWPPGQTPTIVVLNNPDRYLVARTDEEGRSAA
- the rpmH gene encoding 50S ribosomal protein L34; protein product: MSKRTFQPNNRRRAKKHGFRLRMRTRAGRAILAARRGKGRTELSA
- the rsmG gene encoding 16S rRNA (guanine(527)-N(7))-methyltransferase RsmG, encoding MVDITAAELRAAEKIFGDRLELAKRYVEHLATSGTERGLIGPREVPRLWSRHVLNCAVIESEIAHGSHVADVGSGAGLPGLCLAIARPDLELTLIEPLERRVIWLQEVVDDLGLDNVTVMRTRAELAVGHVEADVVTARAVSALTNLAGLTIPLLGGRGEVVAIKGRSAGEEIEKAAKTIRKLGGVETSVLTVGDNLLEEPTTVVRIVVNKSQKKS